TTCTCTTCCGGGGTTTGCAAACATCGTCCTCGTCGTCTTCGACTGGGTGTACAGCTTCGgtatttctgtaaaaatatttcaccggTACTTTGGTAGCTAAGCTGACTTTTCGTCGAAACTGTAATTATCTGAATCGCCGGAATACAGCGCGTTGTCATACCTGGCGCCAGCGTCACGGGATCGTCGTCGAACATCAGGTAGAAAAACATGTTTCTGAATAAGAAGGAGGCCTGGTCGTTGAGGGGCAAATGGGGACCGATTGGATCGAGGTACTGCATCATGTCCAGATAGTCCTTGTGTTTTCTGGGCACGATGAACTCGTCGATGTCGACGCTGGCCACGTACATGTAACTTTTGTGGAACGAGCTTCTGTAGAGGCAGTCGTTGAGGGCCGCGAATATACCGTCGACTCTGAGATTTTTCTCGAATATGAAGTAGGGTGGTAGATCCCAGGGTAGAATCGTCGCCACGCCGTTGTCTCTGTAGTGTTCGAGCACTTTTCCTACCCTCGATGAGATCGACCGATTGTAGAAGGTGAAGTGACCGACGCCCATCattcgataaaattcaacGAACTCCACCAGGTTCGTAACCCTGTCGAAGTTGTGGTGCAATACGGGAACGCACACAGCCATGAAGTTGGTGGAGAACTCCGCCATCGATATGCCGTTTTCTGGATAGAAAATCGGTACGAACGAATCATTTTTCGGCTCGTAGGAGTCCGTAATATTGCCGGGAGCGATAGTTATCTCGTAGGGCAGATGCTGCTTGGAGTAATACTCCTCGTAGTCCATTTTCGCCGACATTGTCAGATCGCAGAGTACGAAGAAGGCGCTGTAGTACATGTTGAAACCCTCGGATATGGCTACTGGCTTCGTCCGAGtcgccttttttttctttatcacaAACGTCTCGCCATCCTCGGTCTGTTTACCTCGGTACTTGTAGACGCAAGTCACCGGTGGATTGTACCTCGGTAGTATCGCGATGATTCTGACCTGAAAACGAGAGATAAATACCTGTCGCGCATTCCCTCTCCTAACTTGACACCGTCACTGGaagtaagaaaaacaaatcaccaccaccaccaccaccatcaccacgACTACCACCACGTACCATCGCCCATGTCGTCTCGTTTCCGATTCCCTCGTGTGACTCTTGCAAAATTTGCTCTGGTCTTGTGTCGAGGTAGGCGGAATATATGTGTCCCTCTTTAACCGACGTTTGCTTCCATCCGGTCGACCCGTTTGTTTTCGGCAGGTATCTCATTTCCAAATCCAGCATGTCGCCCAAGGATGATTGCAGGTTGTAGATGCTCGACAGGCTGCTGTTTCTCTGTGCAACACGCATCGTCATCTACTAGCACTACAATTACTTCCGTTCGCACATGTTAGCAGTGTGCAGACGGTTATAACTACTTGGTAAATCGACGTGTAACTGCATCTTTATTTACACAACCGTGTATTTACTTGTGAAAATCGACGTCACCTACCTTGGCTACGTGAATCACCAGTCCAATCAGTCCGACAAACAGCCCATAGAAAAagatgaatttcaaacgcCGGGAGATGCAGGCCCAGGCGGTAACCTGCGGCTTTTGAAACAGCGGGTGGTACTTCACCATTATGCGATTATTCCGAGTTCTGGACTATTAAACTGTGACGAAATTCAACCCGCAAGTAACGGTCAGAAGTACACTATTCATGCCGCACGATTCACGGCACGCTGCAACTGGCTCGCCTCTAATCTGACCaaagattaaatttttctaactcCTGTCGCTTTCCGAGTTCTTATCAACCCATCGAGCAGATAAAGCCTCTACTCCCCTCTCCAACACTTATAGCTGGACTTTCGTAACGTCCGATCACATATTTTCACCGGGACATTGTCGGATGACATCGAAAGTTATAAATAGGAGCTCACGTTTGTAATATCGAGACGATGATGAGTGCGTAATGACACCGTTGATGACACGTCGTTTTTCTTGCAAAAGCAGGTTGTGATGTACTGTGGAGTCTGCGATCACACGTATCGATCTGGTTATGATGAATTTTAACTTGATAAGCTCTCAGAGTTTGTCTAGCTTGGCGTTTGTTGGTGTCCACGGCAGTATAATATTGCTATGTCGTAACCGACTGATGATTTAATAATCGAAATTAGGTTGCCGATAAGAACGTGTTATACCTgatgtacatacatgcgtaAATTCCCAAGTCATATCTGCCTTCGATCGGGGTATTGCAACTAGCGAATTCCCCGTGCAGTAATTTGGTCGTTAGTTCGTTCAGTAGGTGGATAGGTACCTACGCTTGATTGGAAAGCCTTATCGTCGTTGAAAGACGCGAGGATGATTTACTCGTCGATGGCATGCGGAGACCGATAAACTCGAGGATAATGTCTATTTAGTACTGGGAAAGAAAGTTGCTTTGTAATTAACTGTGTGGGATTGCAGATGGCGGTGATGAACAATGGAAGCAATATGCGCCATATCATATATTCACGCAAATCAATCAGATACGAAATCGCGACGCGCATGACAAGAGTCTTTTTTCACGTCCATTCCACCTTCGAACAAATTGACGGTGATGACTCGTATTGTGTTGGATTTGCGCAAATAGGGAATCCGAGCCTGCGACGTGCTCGTCATTTTGGATGTCTTCGTATCAAGCACACGTCCGAACGGCGCGTCAGGTTAACTAATCAATCGGTTCGTCATCCCCAGCTTGTACGTGCATTTATTGACCTTCGTTGTTCGCTCCGAAGCTCCTCTTCAATCCGGCGATTCTGTGTCACGGTGTGATTGATTGGCCATTCTTATAACCGACGTCGAAACCCCGGCCATATCAGTTCTGAGCACCTTATTAACGACCCTCCGTAAATTTTACTGCCTCGAAATATTCCCTCGAACCTTGATCAAGACTCCGAAAAATCAAGGTTGAATATTCTTTTGAGGAGGGAGTTACGGTAATCCGGAAATCATGGAGAAGTTCATTTTGACTGCTGTTCAAGCAGAGCCACTGAGCGAAAAGTCAAACTCTTAATTTCAGTACTCTTTACTTTACCAGGATGTGTAGATATAAAGACTCTGCGCTGAACTTGGGGAGCACAATGCCTTGACACAAGCACCCCAAAATTGGCCTGGTAATCTCTTTCGTGAAACGGCGAAAATGTCATTCATTTCAGTGAGAAGTATTTCACCTCTCGAGGGGAGACAACTGCAGGGTAGGATATTTTAATTCGTCTGCCTAAAGTTCATCAGCTCATCGCCCCGGCGATCTTGCTGAGGAAAATCATGAGAGGGAAGAACGGCCGCGTAATTAAACTTGTCGAGATTATTTACAACAACGCATCAAGCTGATTATattctttactttttaaatatttaaaaaaaaattatttctccgtCTATTTCTTGTtatatttgtacaaaaataagGTTGGACATTCAGTGCATTTTACACACTCTTACGTTGTATCTATATCTAGTTATAACAAATGGGGATACAAATAACGACTAAACAATACATGGTCATATCAGAAAAGTCAACTACACGTGGGCGAGGATAAGTAATTGCAAAGTTGTGAATCAAATGACCATAAACGATCGGTCTTCGTTACCAGTACTTGTTTCAAACACATCATTCCAAGATCTGAATCACGCGGTGATTCTCTCTATGATTCAAGGCTTGAGATCACTGTTTTTCGTCCGGAAGATGCGTCTTGAAGGCGAAGCCCGGATCTTGGACAACGCCGATCTCGGCGtaattcgattgaaaatcgCCGGTGGGCCCGTCGATTTCTTCCGGTTCGTAAGACGGCGTGTTTTCGGGTCCAAGCTCGAAGTCCTGAATGTGGGCACCGTAGTCATTGTAGTCGGCGTTCTCCCCGTTGGCCTTTTTTACTTCCGACCAAGGTCCGTAGAACTTGTGAAGAACAGCGCCGTGCCAGGCGTCGGCTTCCGGGCCTGTCGCATTTCCAGTTGAGCATAATTTACAGCGTGATTGACAAGAATTTGAAATGCGATTAGCGATCGAAGCGAGCCGAGAACTGGCAAACCTCTTCCGATTTTACAGTACATCGAGGACGATTTGTTGCTTACCCAGAGCTCCGTCACGAACGGGCGAAGCCTCGGAGATGCGGACGATCGTCAAGAAGAACAAGGCAATCAGAACGAAGTGATCCGACACTACGAATGACGGGTGCGTCATTGTTCTTGGTCTGTCAACTGCTTTTCTCATGTTCATGAGGAAACTGGTCCCATTCGAGAATCAGCCGAATGTTATATACCTTCGTACCCTCTCGAATATTCCAAATATTGACATTGACTCAGCGCGTGCGAACGGCGGCACGCTAAATTGTGATAACACGATTAGGAAGATTTCGTTTTTGCGAACGTCTAACCGTTTTTACAGCTTCTCTTTCGAGCTCGCAAATTAGCACCCTAATCAGTTATTCTCTGGTCAAATCGTGATGTGTGGGAATAGGAAGAGGATTTATGCCAAACACAACTCAACAAGAATATCTAtaagtaaatataaaattaaattaacagTGTATTAAATAGCGAATACACACAATTAACGAATATTTACGTGGAAAAACTCATCAGTAGATACGAAGCATTATCGTTGATGACTtggaaatatttgtcaatactggttataaaaattgaatataaaaaaaaaaacaagctaCAAATATTAAGTAGTaatcgattaaaaattgtcattatatagatatatatatatatgtataatataggtaCACAGAGTACAGAATAAATGTCATGCAGCGCAATAACTTAGACGGTATACATTGCAGGGCAGTTGGTATTCATTCGTTATGTTCTTCCCGGTCTTCGGTGATATGAATTAAGCGCGTCGTTTTTCAGCGACCCCAACCAGCTCTGCAATCGTTATTTGGTAGTGAAAATTAGTACGTCGTTGGATTTATAAATCAGCAGAAGTACTCGGTAATGGTTTACAGATACTCACCCAGCCGTTTCGTAAAGAGGAACGGAATCCCCGTTGCCATGGTCAGACGATGACGATTTCGCGTAGCCGTCGTCGTCTGCGCCATAATCATCGCCGTCGTCACCTGTCAACGGACGTCGGTACCAATAAGACGGAAAACCGTAATAACGTGAGTCTCTGCCTTTCAAAATCTCCTGACCGTCTAGAAAAAATGTCCATTGACAAGAATAACAGTTTGAAACGTAAGTCGTGCGTATTGAAAATTcgtattgttgttttttttcttttttttattgaaacttCGATTGAAAAGTGGGTGTCTAATTCCCTACAGTTGAGGTACCATTTTAACAGGTTAATTCTTACCGCCATTCTCGTAGTCTGGAGCTGGTTTAGCTGCGGCAAAAACGATTACAGCTAGTAGCACAAAGACGGTGAGGTTAGCCATGACTTTAATGCGACGCGTTGAAACGATACAAGTGCGAAATAATTGCAGTTGCTTCGTGAATTCGACCGGGCACGGGATGGTTTTGAAATATACTGAGTTACCGGTAACGGCTGGGACATTTATATACTACCGGTGGTTCGATTCATAAGTTCACTGAAACTTGTTAGCGGAGATTTTCCACCGCAGTCGCGTATATTACATAGTAAATTTATGTCCGCTAATTTGTTTGACCTGCGGTTATATCGGAGATGCTAATAGTTTAAGGAGAATGCGGAACAGTTGACACAAACGCTTGACGAACAATGCCGGCTACCGGGACGCATCTAAACATCTGATGGCTTCGACCAATTGTCGCGCATTCCGGTGCCAAGCGTATTTGCTTGCTTCTCATGCTCGCTTGGCTGAGGAATTAGCGCCTTGTTATTAACGGCCAGATTTCACAGAATTTGATGTTAAATATCATCGTTATTTATACCACCGTATAGTCCGAACAATCATTCAAGCGCCGGTCGTGGTGTACAAGAATCAAAGAATCTCTTCACGACAAGGAGCAACGTTGCCAGAAAAGTAAGCGCAGACTTTGGAAGTATCTGGAAATGTCTTCACCAGCTGCTCCGCGACGAGGCAAACGTACCTTGTAAATCAACGCCATTCGCTGGCAATAAAATGATTCTTTATGAAATGTCAGAACTTGGAATCTAACCATTCTGTACGTTAGAACACGGCGTGTACAGCCGGCCATTATCGTTACACTAAATTATAAGGCCTGAAGTACTTACACTTGATAGCCGTTGCACGTGTTTCACTGGCATTTCACTTCCGTTATCAAGATCTCTCGAAGGTACGAACGAGATAACTTTGATTTTCGCATCAATATGGTCGAAGAGACACGTGTTTGAGTCAAAGCGAATGTTATAAGTATTCTTGATGGTGATTATGAAACTCGGAAATACCCGACTCGGAAGCGTTGTAACGTATGTTCAGAATGCGAAAAGCGCCTAATTGGGATGGTCAATAACTGGCGGAGCCCCGCCGACAAGGAAACACATTAAGCCAAAGTTTAGCGTGTGAGCCTGGCTATTCAAACCATAAAAAATCACACCTGAACCGCGCGTTGAATCTTCGTGTCGCAGTTGCTTCATACTTATAgcaatataatatttaacCAGAGATAAATCCGCAGAGACAGGTGCGAGCGAATATCGAACTTGGCCTCCTTTCATCATCTGCGTTTTGTTCATCTCAACGGTACCGTTAAGACCGAAATTAGTATTGCCAGTTTGCGTCGTGCATTCTTCAACCTGAAAATGATCTCCTTGTCTTCGAGCAACTAAAGCTGTCATCGTACTCATGGGACTTTGAAAACAGTCcgatatttaaaatttgtgtAATCTAATTCTCACGAAGAATAACTGGATCTGACAAAACACTAAAGCCTAAACATATGTCGAGTTGTTTGTCCACCGAGTCTCGGAGTGGAACGAGGTTGACTGCTGTTTGAATTGCTCGAGCATAGTGTGCATATTGATCGAGTCTACTTGCACGAAGGTAACTTGTACATACCTGAACATTCGAGACAGCCGGAGAAGATTTAAGGGGGGATCTACTACGCTCTGTCGAAAGGTGAGTCCTGCAGTAGCTCTTGGAATCCAGCGGATTCGCCGGTTCGCGAAATCCTTTCGCGGGCGGTGCGGTACCCCAAAATCATTCCAATATGTGTGCGATTCATCGGAATCTGTCCGTAGGGACTAtagaaaataaacgaaaacttTTACCCAAAAAATTACATGGAACACCACG
The Neodiprion fabricii isolate iyNeoFabr1 chromosome 5, iyNeoFabr1.1, whole genome shotgun sequence genome window above contains:
- the LOC124183942 gene encoding uncharacterized protein LOC124183942; the protein is MRKAVDRPRTMTHPSFVVSDHFVLIALFFLTIVRISEASPVRDGALGPEADAWHGAVLHKFYGPWSEVKKANGENADYNDYGAHIQDFELGPENTPSYEPEEIDGPTGDFQSNYAEIGVVQDPGFAFKTHLPDEKQ
- the LOC124183939 gene encoding uncharacterized protein LOC124183939 — its product is MVKYHPLFQKPQVTAWACISRRLKFIFFYGLFVGLIGLVIHVAKRNSSLSSIYNLQSSLGDMLDLEMRYLPKTNGSTGWKQTSVKEGHIYSAYLDTRPEQILQESHEGIGNETTWAMVRIIAILPRYNPPVTCVYKYRGKQTEDGETFVIKKKKATRTKPVAISEGFNMYYSAFFVLCDLTMSAKMDYEEYYSKQHLPYEITIAPGNITDSYEPKNDSFVPIFYPENGISMAEFSTNFMAVCVPVLHHNFDRVTNLVEFVEFYRMMGVGHFTFYNRSISSRVGKVLEHYRDNGVATILPWDLPPYFIFEKNLRVDGIFAALNDCLYRSSFHKSYMYVASVDIDEFIVPRKHKDYLDMMQYLDPIGPHLPLNDQASFLFRNMFFYLMFDDDPVTLAPEIPKLYTQSKTTRTMFANPGRERSKYIVRSRQTVELGNHHTWELRKTASAFNKRYKEVTVDVQVAASQHYRSCETNIETCWLRQTVKDTSAHKFTAALGERVSKACKGIFENGCPEDVANQRPDRDAAKVQVADKEKEADKKESSAHGEVTNSSDLNREEKGR